One window of the Archangium primigenium genome contains the following:
- a CDS encoding SIMPL domain-containing protein, which translates to MLSSRRAALLSALLLGLPLTAGAQPRPPPAATPAATTQERTIRVEGRGEAKAAPDEAFIDLAVETQAPTAQAASDANAKKMEKVLAALVQAGLVRKDIETNNYAVYPDYAPNPRGDAAPKQVGYRVSNNVHVHVRDLNRVGPFLDVALKAGANRVDSVSFGLSKPEVVRDAALRDAVERARQSGQVLAAALGVKLGAVLDASTISEPVRVFPLMRSAMPQSAEDSAASTPIQPKEQTVEATVTVIFAIDAGK; encoded by the coding sequence ATGTTGTCGTCCCGCCGCGCCGCCCTGCTCTCCGCGCTGTTGCTCGGCCTGCCGCTCACCGCCGGAGCCCAGCCGCGTCCGCCCCCCGCCGCCACGCCCGCGGCCACGACGCAGGAGCGCACCATCCGCGTCGAGGGCCGTGGCGAGGCCAAGGCGGCGCCGGACGAGGCCTTCATCGACTTGGCGGTGGAGACCCAGGCGCCCACGGCCCAGGCGGCCTCCGACGCCAACGCGAAGAAGATGGAGAAGGTGCTCGCCGCGCTCGTGCAGGCGGGCCTGGTGCGCAAGGACATCGAGACGAACAACTACGCGGTGTACCCGGACTACGCACCCAACCCGCGCGGGGACGCGGCGCCCAAGCAGGTGGGCTACCGGGTGAGCAACAACGTGCACGTGCACGTGCGCGACCTGAACCGCGTGGGCCCGTTCCTGGACGTGGCGCTCAAGGCGGGCGCCAACCGCGTGGACTCGGTGAGCTTCGGGTTGAGCAAGCCGGAGGTGGTGCGGGACGCCGCCCTGCGCGACGCGGTGGAGCGGGCGCGGCAGTCCGGCCAGGTGCTCGCGGCGGCGCTGGGCGTGAAGCTGGGCGCGGTGCTGGACGCCAGCACCATCTCCGAGCCCGTGCGTGTCTTCCCGCTCATGCGCAGCGCCATGCCCCAGAGCGCCGAGGACTCCGCCGCCTCCACGCCCATCCAGCCCAAGGAGCAGACGGTGGAGGCGACGGTGACCGTCATCTTCGCCATCGACGCGGGGAAGTAG
- a CDS encoding DUF2267 domain-containing protein — MTHTQVTESWSGEGVGTSAESFFARINRDVPEYPPTDAAEAIICALCERLPGGLVQEMKEQLPEALRQQFQHCWKERSANARRFEKDDFYLDVAEHLQVDAEKVRLVLHVVFSAIHSQITERLAERIGREMPPNVAGTWDAARRGADLPQ; from the coding sequence ATGACACATACTCAGGTGACGGAGTCCTGGTCGGGTGAGGGCGTGGGCACGAGCGCGGAGTCCTTCTTCGCGCGCATCAACCGCGATGTCCCCGAATACCCGCCGACCGACGCGGCGGAGGCGATCATCTGCGCGCTGTGCGAGCGGCTTCCCGGCGGGCTCGTGCAGGAGATGAAGGAGCAGTTGCCCGAGGCGTTGCGTCAGCAGTTCCAGCACTGCTGGAAGGAGCGGAGCGCCAACGCGCGCCGCTTCGAGAAGGACGATTTCTACCTGGACGTGGCCGAGCACCTGCAGGTGGATGCGGAGAAGGTGCGGCTGGTGCTGCACGTGGTCTTCTCCGCCATCCACTCGCAGATCACCGAGCGGCTGGCGGAGCGCATCGGCCGGGAGATGCCGCCCAACGTGGCCGGCACCTGGGACGCCGCGCGCCGGGGCGCGGACCTGCCGCAGTAG
- a CDS encoding IgA Peptidase M64, whose product MNLLLALLLAASPPSPPGPRTFRVDYFHTGNATEERFSPDRLVVEPLPWPGSPQRAVDETNLGKYLFEVRDRQSNRLLFSRGFASIYGEWESTPEAREMNRTFHESLRFPAPEKPVQVLLKKRAKDNTFREVWSFTVDPADMFVDPTPPASPGPLVKLLESGAPADKVDLLILGDGYTEKERAKFEKDARRLVDMLFTYAPFKERKRDFNVWGLMPAARQSGISRPSTGVHRDSPVGATYDAFGSERYVLTFENRRFRDIAAFAPYEFVEILVNGNTYGGGGIFGLYSTVAADSLWSPYVFVHEFGHHFAGLADEYYTSETAYAPSEERVEPWEKNVTALNDPAALKWKDLVAAGTALPTPWKKDEYEAHAREVQTQRRRIRAERRPEADMDALFTAQRDWEERFFKEDPAAGKTGAFEGAMYEARGYYRPQLDCVMFTRDRVPFCSVCQRALTEVIDLYAGPPPGQRPGGLPAK is encoded by the coding sequence ATGAACCTCCTGCTGGCCCTGCTGCTGGCCGCGAGCCCTCCGAGCCCGCCCGGCCCCCGTACCTTCCGCGTCGACTACTTCCACACCGGCAACGCCACCGAGGAGCGCTTCAGCCCCGACCGGCTGGTGGTGGAGCCCCTGCCCTGGCCGGGCAGCCCCCAGCGCGCCGTCGACGAGACCAACCTCGGCAAGTACCTCTTCGAGGTGCGGGACCGGCAGAGCAACCGGCTCCTGTTCTCCCGGGGCTTCGCGTCCATCTACGGCGAGTGGGAGAGCACGCCCGAGGCGCGCGAGATGAACCGCACCTTCCACGAGTCCCTGCGCTTTCCCGCGCCGGAGAAGCCCGTGCAGGTGCTGCTCAAGAAGCGCGCCAAGGACAACACCTTTCGCGAGGTGTGGAGCTTCACGGTGGACCCCGCGGACATGTTCGTGGACCCCACGCCCCCGGCCTCGCCCGGCCCGCTCGTGAAGCTGCTGGAGAGCGGCGCCCCGGCGGACAAGGTGGACCTGCTCATCCTCGGGGACGGGTACACGGAGAAGGAGCGCGCGAAGTTCGAGAAGGACGCCCGGCGGCTCGTGGACATGCTCTTCACCTACGCGCCCTTCAAGGAGCGCAAGCGCGACTTCAACGTCTGGGGGCTCATGCCGGCGGCGCGCCAGTCCGGCATCTCCCGGCCCTCCACGGGCGTGCACCGGGACTCGCCCGTGGGCGCCACCTATGACGCCTTCGGCAGCGAGCGCTACGTGCTCACCTTCGAGAACCGCCGCTTCCGGGACATCGCCGCGTTCGCCCCGTACGAGTTCGTGGAGATCCTCGTCAACGGCAACACCTACGGCGGGGGCGGCATCTTCGGGCTGTACAGCACGGTGGCCGCCGACAGCCTCTGGTCCCCCTACGTCTTCGTGCACGAGTTCGGGCACCACTTCGCGGGGCTCGCCGACGAGTACTACACCTCCGAGACCGCCTACGCCCCGAGCGAGGAGCGCGTGGAGCCGTGGGAGAAGAACGTCACCGCGCTCAACGACCCCGCGGCCCTCAAGTGGAAGGACCTGGTGGCGGCGGGCACGGCCCTGCCCACGCCCTGGAAGAAGGACGAGTACGAGGCCCATGCGCGCGAGGTGCAGACCCAGCGCCGCCGCATCCGCGCCGAGCGTCGGCCCGAGGCGGACATGGACGCGCTCTTCACCGCCCAGCGCGACTGGGAGGAGCGCTTCTTCAAGGAGGACCCCGCCGCGGGCAAGACGGGCGCGTTCGAGGGCGCCATGTACGAGGCGCGCGGGTACTACCGGCCCCAGCTCGACTGCGTGATGTTCACCCGGGACCGGGTGCCCTTCTGCTCGGTGTGCCAGCGGGCACTGACCGAGGTCATCGACCTGTACGCCGGTCCGCCGCCCGGACAGCGGCCAGGCGGCCTCCCGGCCAAATAG
- a CDS encoding PEGA domain-containing protein: MTFSSLSSSMVWALAFLLGGTALAAPRRAVFASGDCKDATLSSQTQALAQALAARPGQEVLTAAEVTARLLPQPTGSLEDIRRRFEAAQGQFYEAQYTRSALTLDDVLRQVARLPGGEARWRLAVDAWLLQGMTLRSLGRVKESDDAFRHVLSLDPLHPLDPDYYTPSTRQAFEKLRKELARAPKVRLSVQSTLPASEVFLDGRSVGPTPLVLEVPPGTYSLTLQKDGARSFPRQLVAQGEELPLLVDLAHEGAFSAEPLPCIATAGEGERGLSHAVRLGGTLGAEEVIVVRLEGASSGPKWLAATVMNVEGGQKLREGGFKTQGLEAPAEALGALVDFITTGKTQPSLVVARPDLQPPWEKTAEARPPSPLEVKAAPGVSGARVASYVALGTGVAALAGAGVVRLSAEADWRQLQRGHLNAQGRVEAGDVEGRALVRQLETKGQWLTGLLVGSGVALATGAVLSLAAPTPEPLTVGVLAGPEGVGASLSGRF, translated from the coding sequence ATGACCTTTTCTTCCCTGTCGTCTTCGATGGTGTGGGCCCTCGCCTTCCTCCTGGGGGGCACGGCGTTGGCCGCGCCGCGCCGCGCCGTGTTCGCCAGTGGCGATTGCAAGGACGCGACCCTGAGCAGTCAGACCCAGGCCCTCGCGCAGGCGCTGGCCGCCCGGCCGGGCCAGGAGGTGCTGACGGCGGCGGAGGTCACCGCGCGGCTCCTGCCGCAGCCCACGGGGAGCCTGGAGGACATCCGGCGACGGTTCGAGGCCGCCCAGGGCCAGTTCTACGAGGCGCAGTACACCCGGAGCGCGCTGACGCTCGACGACGTGCTGCGTCAGGTGGCGCGGCTGCCCGGGGGCGAGGCCCGGTGGCGGCTCGCGGTGGATGCCTGGCTGTTGCAGGGCATGACGCTGCGCTCGCTCGGGCGGGTGAAGGAGAGCGACGACGCCTTCCGCCACGTGCTGAGCCTGGACCCCCTGCACCCGTTGGATCCCGACTACTACACGCCGTCCACGCGGCAGGCCTTCGAGAAGCTGCGCAAGGAGCTGGCGCGCGCGCCCAAGGTACGGCTGTCGGTGCAGAGCACCCTGCCCGCCTCGGAGGTCTTCCTGGACGGGCGGAGCGTGGGCCCCACGCCGCTCGTGCTGGAGGTGCCGCCGGGCACCTACTCGCTCACGCTCCAGAAGGACGGGGCGCGCAGCTTCCCGCGCCAGCTCGTGGCCCAGGGCGAGGAGTTGCCCCTGCTGGTGGACCTGGCGCACGAGGGCGCCTTCTCCGCCGAGCCCCTGCCCTGCATCGCCACGGCCGGAGAGGGCGAGCGGGGCCTGTCGCACGCGGTGCGCCTGGGCGGCACGCTGGGCGCCGAGGAGGTCATCGTGGTGCGGCTGGAGGGCGCCAGCAGTGGACCCAAGTGGCTCGCCGCCACGGTGATGAACGTGGAGGGGGGCCAGAAGCTGCGCGAGGGGGGCTTCAAGACCCAGGGGCTGGAGGCACCCGCGGAGGCGCTCGGCGCGCTCGTGGACTTCATCACCACGGGCAAGACCCAGCCCAGCCTCGTCGTCGCCCGGCCGGATCTCCAGCCGCCCTGGGAGAAGACGGCCGAGGCCCGTCCGCCCTCGCCCCTGGAGGTGAAGGCCGCCCCGGGCGTGTCCGGCGCGCGCGTGGCGTCCTACGTGGCGCTGGGCACGGGCGTGGCGGCGCTCGCGGGCGCGGGCGTGGTGCGGCTGTCGGCCGAGGCGGACTGGCGCCAACTCCAGCGCGGCCACCTCAATGCCCAGGGCCGGGTCGAGGCCGGGGACGTGGAGGGCCGGGCGCTCGTGCGCCAGTTGGAGACCAAGGGCCAGTGGCTCACGGGGCTGCTCGTCGGCTCGGGGGTGGCGCTCGCCACGGGGGCGGTGTTGTCCCTGGCCGCGCCCACGCCCGAGCCCCTGACGGTGGGCGTCCTGGCGGGGCCGGAGGGCGTGGGGGCCTCGCTGTCCGGACGGTTCTGA
- a CDS encoding diacylglycerol/lipid kinase family protein — protein sequence MNLAVMVNLHARRGSERVGALVQRLFPRARLALTHSLEEARTWIDQQLRPNPPTLLLAGGGDGTITGLINAMREQGLALPAIGVLPLGTGNAWARVTGAPKPSVALRRLAALGGAPPPLRPFSLVSLDGRLAPFAGTGWDSEVLQDFKDQLSKFPPGPLRQANAGLRGYMGALFSRTIPRHLFGDSDLRVKVYNLGAPALTVDLRGNVVPLPRGETGALLYDGPVGIAGAATTPEFGFGFKAFPFAQAAPHRLSVRVYGASVSEATRNMFKLWRGEHPLPNMHDYFVERLRMDFNREVPFQMGGDIMGMRRSLEFSLAEESVRLVDWRRLGRAE from the coding sequence ATGAACCTCGCCGTGATGGTCAACCTGCATGCGCGCCGTGGCTCCGAGCGGGTCGGGGCCCTGGTCCAGCGCCTGTTTCCCCGGGCGCGGCTGGCCCTCACCCACTCGCTGGAAGAGGCCCGGACGTGGATCGACCAGCAGTTGCGCCCCAACCCCCCCACGCTGCTCCTGGCGGGCGGCGGGGATGGCACCATCACGGGCCTCATCAACGCCATGCGCGAGCAGGGGCTGGCGCTGCCGGCCATCGGGGTGCTGCCGCTGGGCACGGGCAACGCGTGGGCGCGCGTCACCGGGGCGCCCAAGCCGTCGGTGGCGCTGCGCCGGCTCGCCGCGCTGGGCGGGGCCCCGCCGCCCCTGCGGCCCTTCTCGCTCGTGAGCCTGGACGGACGGCTGGCCCCGTTCGCGGGCACGGGCTGGGACTCCGAGGTGTTGCAGGACTTCAAGGACCAGCTGTCGAAGTTTCCCCCCGGCCCCCTGCGCCAGGCGAACGCGGGCCTGCGCGGCTACATGGGCGCCCTGTTCTCGCGCACCATTCCCCGGCACCTGTTCGGCGACTCGGACCTGCGGGTGAAGGTGTACAACCTGGGGGCGCCCGCGCTCACCGTGGACCTGCGTGGCAACGTGGTGCCCCTGCCCCGAGGCGAGACCGGCGCGCTGCTCTATGACGGCCCGGTGGGCATCGCCGGGGCGGCCACCACGCCCGAGTTCGGCTTCGGCTTCAAGGCCTTCCCCTTCGCCCAGGCCGCGCCCCACCGCCTGTCCGTGCGCGTGTACGGCGCGAGCGTGTCGGAAGCCACGCGCAACATGTTCAAGCTGTGGCGCGGCGAGCACCCCCTGCCCAACATGCACGACTACTTCGTCGAGCGGCTGCGCATGGACTTCAACCGCGAGGTGCCCTTCCAGATGGGGGGCGACATCATGGGCATGCGCCGCTCGCTGGAGTTCTCCCTGGCCGAGGAGTCGGTGCGGCTGGTGGACTGGCGGAGGCTCGGCCGGGCGGAGTGA
- a CDS encoding NUDIX hydrolase: MSHTYEYPRPALTVDCVVFGLDDEALKVLLIRRGVEPFQGRWALPGGFVRMDESLEDAARRELHEEAGIRPGLLEQLYTFGAPERDPRGRVVSVAYFALVKLSDHRVHAATDAREADWFPVQKTPKLAFDHAEILDTALARLKGKVRYQPVGFELLPPKFTLTQLQRLYETILERALDKRNFRKKLLAMDLLEELDEVEQGVSHRAARLYRFDHKKYKQLEKAGFNFEL; this comes from the coding sequence ATGAGCCATACCTACGAATACCCGCGTCCCGCGTTGACGGTGGACTGCGTGGTGTTCGGCCTGGACGACGAAGCCCTCAAGGTGCTGCTCATCCGCCGGGGCGTGGAGCCCTTCCAGGGCCGCTGGGCGCTGCCGGGTGGTTTCGTGCGCATGGACGAGTCCCTGGAGGACGCCGCGCGCCGCGAGCTCCACGAGGAGGCGGGTATCCGGCCGGGCCTGCTCGAGCAGCTCTACACCTTCGGCGCGCCGGAGCGCGATCCGCGCGGCCGGGTGGTGAGCGTGGCCTACTTCGCGCTGGTGAAGCTGTCGGACCACCGCGTCCACGCCGCCACCGACGCGCGCGAGGCCGATTGGTTCCCCGTGCAGAAGACGCCCAAGCTGGCCTTCGACCACGCGGAGATCCTCGACACCGCGCTCGCGCGGCTCAAGGGCAAGGTGCGCTACCAGCCGGTGGGCTTCGAGCTGTTGCCGCCCAAGTTCACCCTCACCCAGCTGCAGCGCCTGTACGAGACCATCCTCGAGCGCGCGCTGGACAAGCGCAACTTCCGCAAGAAGCTGCTCGCCATGGACCTCTTGGAGGAACTCGACGAGGTGGAGCAGGGCGTGTCCCACCGCGCCGCGCGCCTCTACCGCTTCGACCACAAGAAGTACAAGCAGCTGGAGAAGGCGGGCTTCAACTTCGAGTTGTGA
- a CDS encoding protein phosphatase 2C domain-containing protein, protein MSSLPFESAAATVLGREHARVGRNSQDAFHTRASAHGLVAVVTDGCGSGAASEVGARLGAWRAVDTALTLLAEGVGPDAPGFLSRLEADLVGFLKGLAGQLGPEAVGEALLFTLVGAVCTPSCVLVFAAGDGLWALNGEVHRLGPFPGNAPPYLGYGVLRPGLVGLKPLALRPTEAVESLLLGTDGAVDLLDEPGGPLSRFWREDRYFANPDALRRHLALLNRETVRADFPGRRLVRETGRLGDDTTLVVLRRVPGRA, encoded by the coding sequence ATGTCCTCGTTGCCCTTCGAGTCCGCCGCCGCCACCGTCCTGGGTCGGGAGCACGCCCGGGTGGGGCGCAACAGCCAGGATGCCTTCCATACCCGCGCGAGCGCGCATGGCCTCGTGGCCGTGGTGACGGACGGGTGTGGCAGCGGGGCCGCGAGCGAGGTGGGCGCGCGGCTGGGCGCGTGGCGCGCGGTGGACACGGCGCTCACGCTGCTCGCCGAGGGCGTGGGCCCGGACGCGCCTGGCTTCCTCTCGCGCCTGGAGGCGGACCTGGTGGGCTTCCTCAAGGGGCTCGCGGGGCAGCTCGGTCCCGAGGCCGTGGGCGAGGCGCTGCTCTTCACCCTGGTGGGGGCCGTCTGCACGCCGTCGTGCGTCCTCGTGTTCGCCGCGGGAGACGGGCTCTGGGCGCTCAACGGCGAGGTCCACCGGCTCGGGCCCTTTCCCGGCAATGCGCCGCCCTACCTCGGTTATGGCGTGCTGCGGCCGGGCCTCGTGGGCTTGAAGCCCCTGGCCCTGCGGCCCACGGAGGCGGTGGAGTCCCTGCTGCTCGGCACGGACGGGGCGGTGGACCTGCTGGACGAGCCCGGGGGACCCCTTTCCCGGTTCTGGCGCGAGGACCGGTACTTCGCCAATCCGGACGCGCTGCGGCGCCACCTGGCGCTGCTCAACCGCGAGACCGTGCGCGCGGATTTCCCGGGTCGGCGGCTCGTGCGTGAGACCGGACGGCTCGGGGATGACACCACGCTCGTCGTCCTGCGCCGTGTCCCGGGGCGGGCCTGA
- a CDS encoding nicotinamidase, with translation MKTVTKLQPLPLPSFFQPANAASFGYGPDAGRLHTEAGAWRGAHGLSAAATDRFNLHLLLIDVQKDFCFPEGSLYVGGRSGRGALEDNRRIAEFIYKNLGALTNITTTLDTHFAYQIFFPSFWVDQDDQPLTAHREITREQLERGQVRPNPAMAKWLCGGNYPWLLKQVKFYCEELERAGKYTLYLWPPHCLLGGDGHALAGVVQEARLFHSFVRGAQSWAEVKGGNPFTENYSVLRPEVLTRHDGQPLAQRNTQFLKTLLTSDAVVIAGQAASHCVKSSIDDLLGEILAQDAALARKVYLLTDCMSAVTVPDGKGGFHADFTPQADAALQRFADAGMHLVKSTDPLAAWPDLHLA, from the coding sequence ATGAAGACCGTCACGAAGCTCCAGCCGTTGCCGCTGCCGTCGTTCTTCCAGCCCGCGAACGCGGCGTCGTTCGGGTACGGGCCCGATGCCGGGCGGCTGCACACCGAGGCGGGCGCCTGGCGGGGCGCGCACGGGCTCTCGGCCGCCGCGACGGACCGCTTCAACCTGCACCTGCTGCTCATCGACGTGCAGAAGGACTTCTGCTTCCCCGAGGGCTCTCTCTACGTGGGAGGCCGCAGCGGCCGGGGCGCCCTCGAGGACAACCGCCGCATCGCCGAGTTCATCTACAAGAACCTCGGCGCGCTCACGAACATCACCACCACGCTGGACACGCACTTCGCCTACCAGATCTTCTTCCCCTCGTTCTGGGTGGACCAGGACGACCAGCCCCTCACCGCCCACCGGGAAATCACCCGCGAGCAGCTCGAGCGCGGTCAGGTGCGCCCCAACCCCGCCATGGCCAAGTGGCTGTGCGGCGGCAACTACCCCTGGCTGCTCAAGCAGGTGAAGTTCTACTGCGAGGAGCTGGAGCGCGCGGGCAAGTACACGCTCTACCTGTGGCCGCCGCACTGCCTGCTCGGCGGGGACGGCCACGCGCTCGCTGGCGTGGTGCAGGAGGCGCGGCTCTTCCACTCGTTCGTGCGCGGCGCCCAGTCCTGGGCCGAGGTGAAGGGCGGCAACCCCTTCACGGAGAACTACTCGGTGCTGCGGCCCGAGGTGCTCACGCGCCATGACGGCCAGCCGCTCGCCCAGCGCAACACCCAGTTCCTCAAGACGCTGCTCACCTCGGACGCGGTGGTCATCGCGGGCCAGGCGGCGAGCCACTGCGTGAAGAGCTCCATCGACGACCTGCTCGGGGAGATCCTCGCCCAGGACGCCGCGCTCGCGCGCAAGGTCTACCTGCTCACCGACTGCATGTCCGCCGTCACCGTGCCCGACGGCAAGGGTGGCTTCCACGCGGACTTCACCCCCCAGGCGGACGCCGCGCTCCAGCGCTTCGCCGACGCCGGCATGCACCTGGTGAAGTCCACCGACCCCCTCGCCGCCTGGCCCGACCTGCACCTCGCCTGA
- a CDS encoding bifunctional metallophosphatase/5'-nucleotidase yields the protein MHLKTRHLTLAGALAALALTASCGEDTPYTPPTRDPETPLPPVNVPPVAFTLQVLHGSDMESGVPATDTAPLFSAVIRALEEQDPTHTLKLASGDLWLPGVFYNAGGDPELAKVASVGVASPGRADIAMFNEIGFHAASFGNHEFDSGPREISNIITASGAWSGTKFPYLSANLDFSNSDLKGAVVASGQTLDAANPGTSLHNKVTKSVIFTVDGQKIGVVGATTPQLPRISSPGTVVTAPTDSANYDELASIIQAEVNALRTANPDLNKVVLMSHMQQYTIEVDELPKRLDGVDVIVAGGNHAVWTDSNDTLFPGDVREGEYPVWKTSKTNEPVAVVNVASNWRYVGRFNALFDDKGLLIRARHDVTKNGAYASTDAVVKQLGAESKVNAGVKTVADAVKAVVNSKDGALFGKTTVYLNGLRPSVRTEETNMGNLFADACVWYGKTVDATTVISLANGGTFRDAIGTVGTGATPTYGPPAANPSAKKETGDISQLDIENSLRFNNPLVLVTVTATQLKEVLENGVSRVAPGATEGRFPQVGGLRFEYDASKTGQVTGNDGKVTTAGQRVRKVVVTKADGTEDVVVDNGAVVGTASRTFRMVTSTFLAGGGDGYPFNAYTATLNRVELTDSSPASFTSKGREQNVFASYMAATYPKTGPGYGVADTARAEDKRVVYLGP from the coding sequence ATGCATCTGAAGACCCGACACCTGACCCTCGCTGGCGCCCTCGCGGCGCTGGCCCTGACCGCCTCGTGTGGTGAGGACACGCCGTACACCCCGCCCACGCGCGATCCCGAGACGCCGCTGCCCCCGGTGAACGTGCCGCCCGTGGCCTTCACGCTCCAGGTGCTGCACGGCTCGGACATGGAGTCGGGCGTGCCCGCCACGGACACCGCGCCGCTCTTCTCCGCGGTCATCCGCGCGCTCGAGGAGCAGGACCCCACGCACACCCTCAAGCTCGCCAGCGGCGACTTGTGGCTGCCCGGCGTGTTCTACAACGCGGGCGGTGATCCGGAGCTGGCCAAGGTCGCCAGCGTGGGCGTGGCCAGCCCGGGTCGGGCGGACATCGCCATGTTCAACGAGATCGGCTTCCACGCGGCCTCGTTCGGCAACCACGAGTTCGACAGCGGTCCGCGGGAGATCAGCAACATCATCACCGCCTCGGGGGCCTGGTCCGGCACGAAGTTCCCCTACCTGAGCGCCAACCTGGACTTCAGCAACAGCGACCTCAAGGGGGCGGTCGTGGCGTCGGGGCAGACGCTCGACGCGGCCAACCCGGGCACGAGCCTGCACAACAAGGTGACCAAGAGCGTCATCTTCACCGTGGACGGCCAGAAGATTGGCGTGGTGGGCGCCACCACGCCCCAGCTGCCGCGCATCTCCTCGCCGGGCACGGTCGTCACCGCGCCGACCGACTCGGCGAACTACGACGAGCTGGCGAGCATCATCCAGGCCGAGGTGAACGCGCTGCGCACGGCGAACCCGGACCTGAACAAGGTCGTCCTCATGTCGCACATGCAGCAGTACACCATCGAGGTGGACGAGCTGCCCAAGCGCCTGGACGGCGTGGACGTCATCGTGGCGGGCGGCAACCACGCGGTGTGGACGGACTCCAACGACACGCTCTTCCCCGGTGACGTGCGCGAGGGCGAGTACCCGGTGTGGAAGACGTCCAAGACGAACGAGCCGGTGGCCGTGGTGAACGTGGCCTCCAACTGGCGCTACGTGGGCCGCTTCAACGCCCTGTTCGACGACAAGGGCCTGCTCATCCGCGCGCGGCACGACGTGACCAAGAACGGCGCCTATGCCTCGACCGACGCGGTCGTCAAGCAGCTGGGCGCCGAGTCCAAGGTGAACGCCGGCGTGAAGACGGTCGCCGACGCGGTGAAGGCGGTGGTCAACTCCAAGGACGGCGCGCTGTTCGGCAAGACGACCGTGTACCTCAACGGCCTGCGCCCCTCGGTGCGCACCGAGGAGACCAACATGGGCAACCTCTTCGCCGACGCGTGCGTCTGGTACGGCAAGACGGTGGACGCCACCACGGTCATCTCCCTGGCCAACGGCGGCACCTTCCGTGACGCCATCGGCACGGTGGGCACGGGCGCCACGCCCACCTACGGCCCGCCCGCGGCCAACCCCTCGGCCAAGAAGGAGACGGGGGACATCAGCCAGCTGGACATCGAGAACAGCCTGCGCTTCAACAACCCGCTGGTGCTCGTCACGGTGACGGCCACGCAGCTCAAGGAAGTGCTGGAGAACGGCGTGTCCCGCGTGGCCCCGGGCGCGACCGAGGGCCGCTTCCCCCAGGTGGGCGGCCTGCGCTTCGAGTACGACGCGAGCAAGACCGGCCAGGTGACGGGCAACGACGGCAAGGTCACCACGGCGGGGCAGCGCGTGCGCAAGGTCGTGGTCACCAAGGCCGACGGCACCGAGGACGTGGTGGTGGACAACGGCGCCGTGGTGGGCACCGCCAGCCGCACCTTCCGCATGGTGACGAGCACCTTCCTCGCCGGTGGCGGTGACGGCTACCCGTTCAACGCCTACACCGCCACGCTCAACCGCGTGGAGCTGACCGACAGCAGCCCCGCGTCGTTCACGAGCAAGGGCCGCGAGCAGAACGTGTTCGCCAGCTACATGGCCGCGACCTACCCCAAGACGGGTCCGGGCTACGGCGTGGCGGACACCGCGCGCGCCGAGGACAAGCGCGTCGTCTACCTGGGCCCGTAA